In the Theobroma cacao cultivar B97-61/B2 chromosome 1, Criollo_cocoa_genome_V2, whole genome shotgun sequence genome, one interval contains:
- the LOC18613448 gene encoding histone H2AX, giving the protein MSSTGSTKGGRGKPKSSKSVSRSQKAGLQFPVGRIARFLKAGKYADRVGAGAPVYLSAVLEYLAAEVLELAGNAARDNKKNRIVPRHIQLAVRNDEELSKLLGTVTIANGGVLPNIHQNLLPKKIGKGKGDIGSASQEF; this is encoded by the exons ATGAGCTCAACGGGATCAACAAAGGGAGGCAGAGGCAAGCCTAAATCCTCCAAATCTGTTTCCAGATCTCAGAAAGCTGGCCTCCAGTTCCCCGTTGGCCGCATCGCCCGATTCCTTAAAGCCGGGAAATACGCCGATCGCGTCGGCGCCGGCGCCCCCGTCTACCTCTCCGCCGTCCTTGAATACCTTGCGGCTGAG GTTCTTGAACTTGCTGGAAATGCAGCTAGGGACAACAAGAAGAATCGAATCGTACCAAGGCACATACAACTGGCGGTAAGGAACGATGAAGAGTTGAGCAAGCTTTTGGGGACTGTAACGATTGCTAATGGAGGCGTTTTACCGAACATTCATCAGAATCTGTTGCCGAAGAAGATTGGTAAAGGGAAGGGTGATATTGGATCGGCATCACAAGAATTTTAG